GTCACAACTTTCAAATTGTTTTCTTCAGTTAATCCGAACTTTTTCCATAATTAAATTACTAATAATTGTTTTGTGGGGAAGTTATTCACATCTGTTAATAAGTCTGTGAAAAAGCAGATTTACAATATATTACAATGTGAATTAAATATGAATTGAATAAAAATTATTTGTTACCAATTATTTTGATAAAACTTATCCCCGAAACTAACAACACTCAACAACAACTACATTATTCTTTTCTTTAAAGAGAAAAAAATTGTTGATTAGTGGGTGATTGGGTTGGGGGAAAGTTTTCAAAAAGTTTTGTTTTTTCGGATCTGTTGAAAAAGTTTAAAAGCTTACATTTGTGAAACGAAAATTCAACGATATTTATGAAAACAATCAATGATTTCAATTTTAAAGACAAGAAGGCTCTGGTAAGAGTGGACTTTAATGTTCCGCAGGATGATCAGTTAAAAGTGACAGACAATACAAGAATTGCAGCTGTGAAACCTACAGTTGAAAAAATTCTCAATGATGGAGGTTCTGTGATCTTAATGACCCATCTGGGAAGACCGAAAGGCGAAGTGAAAGACGAATTTTCTCTTAAATATATCGTAGATGAAGTTTCTGCCGTTCTTGGAAAAGAAGTGAAGTTTGTGGATGAATGTATCGGAGAAAAGGCTGAAAAGGCTGCTTCTGAGCTTCAGCCGGGAGAGATCTTATTGTTAGAGAATCTGCGTTTTCACAATGAAGAGGAGAAAGGTGATGCAGGATTTGCTGAAAAGCTTTCAAAACTTGGAGATGCTTTTGTAAATGACGCATTCGGTACCGCCCACAGAGCACACGCTTCTACAGCTGTTATCGCTCAATATTTTGAATCAACTAAATTTTTCGGTTTATTGATGAATAAAGAGCTTCAGGCTATTGATAAAGTTTTAAGAAAAGGAGAAAGACCTGTAACTGCCATATTAGGAGGCTCTAAGGTTTCAACTAAAATTACCATTATAGAAAATATACTTCCTGCAATAGATAATCTGATCATTGGAGGAGGCATGGCATTTACTTTTATTAAAGCTTTAGGCGGAAAAATCGGAAACTCATTGGTAGAAGAGGATAAACTTCCTTTGGCTCTTGAAATTTTAGGAAAGGCTAAAGAAAATAAAGTTAAAGTGTATCTTCCTTCTGATGTTATTATTGCGGAAGCTTTCAATAATGATGCAGAAAGAAAAGATGCGGATATTTATGCAATTCCTGAAGGATGGATGGGGCTTGATGCCGGTCACAAATCGAGAGACCAGTTCAATGATGTTCTTTTAAATTCCAGAACTATTCTTTGGAATGGACCGATCGGAGTTTTTGAAATGTCAAACTTTGCAGGAGGGACTATTGCTCTTGGTGACAGTATTGCTGAAGCTACAAAATTAGGTGCGTTCTCTTTAGTAGGTGGTGGTGACAGTGTTGCTTTTGTAAAGCAGTTCGGTTATGACGACAAAGTAAGTTATGTTTCTACGGGTGGAGGAGCGATGTTGGAAAGTCTGGAAGGTTTGGAACTCCCGGGAGTTGCTGCTATCAATAAATAGAATTTTATTTTTTATATATAGGAGACCGTCATGAATGACGGTTTTTTTTTGTGGAAGAATGAATTTATTGAATTTTAAATTTTTCCCTTCAAATTTTGAAAGTAGAGTGAGTTATTGTTGATTTTCCAAAATCAGTGCTAAATTTCCTATTTTGTTAAAAAGATGTGGATATCTGCGGTTTTACTGAAAATTTAATTTTTCGGATAAAATATGGGTCTAAAGGAAAATTTTGCGAAGAATTATTTTTTTCATGTGATTAGCTTTTTATGTTCAATTTACTTTTTTTGAAAAGATAAGACTATAGTTTCTATTTTATTTTACAACCCAATTTTTTATGTCGTGGATTTTCATTTGAAAATTGAAATTGTCAATTTTATTTTTCAGCAATATTGAACTGACTATAAATTAGTGCGCTCTCCAATTTTTTTCTATTATTTTTGAAAGGAATGGAGTAGGGGAGTTTTCATTTTTCCTTTTTCGAGTTTCCGATCTTATATAAATCCAAAAAAGAAACCCGGAAAATTCTACAGGTTTTTGTTTTTTAAGTCGAAATAGGTGAAAATTGACCTTCAGAAATGGCTCAAAAATCGATTTTCTATCTTTTTTCGATAATGTATATCAAACTTGAAAATTCGCTTGAAAAAAGTGCCTTTACGTTAGAAATCGTTCCGTAGATGACCGCTTTTAGCCAAAAAAGCGATGATTTTTTGTATTTTTCGCTCAACATAGAGATGTAAAAGGAGTCAAGGACCAGCGGTTTGATTTTTCTCATTTTCCAATCCGGTTTTTTGGCAATTAGATTTTCCATACCATTTTTAGAGAAATGATAAATATGTCTCGGTACATCATAAGCGGCCCAATATTCTTTGTAATGTTTTGCATCATAGGAAGTAGGATTGGGAACAGCAATAATGAGGAGTCCCTTATCTTTTAATTTCCCGTGAAATATTTCAAGCATTTCATCCTGGTTTTCTATATGTTCAAATACATGCCATAAGGTAATTGCATCTAAACTTTTATCAGGAATTATTTGAAGTGTATCAATAATTGATGCTTTGGAAATTTTATTAATTGCAGCTTTTCTTGCATCCGCATCAGGTTCAAAACCAAAAGTTTCAAAATCATTTTCTATATACTTGACAAATTCTCCCGCACCGCAACCGTAATCCAAAACTTTAGACCCTTTTTTTATTCTATCTGCAAGAATATTTTTCTTGTATTTAAGATTAAAAGACTGTAAGAATTTGTATAACTTTTCT
The Chryseobacterium sp. W4I1 DNA segment above includes these coding regions:
- the pgk gene encoding phosphoglycerate kinase; this translates as MKTINDFNFKDKKALVRVDFNVPQDDQLKVTDNTRIAAVKPTVEKILNDGGSVILMTHLGRPKGEVKDEFSLKYIVDEVSAVLGKEVKFVDECIGEKAEKAASELQPGEILLLENLRFHNEEEKGDAGFAEKLSKLGDAFVNDAFGTAHRAHASTAVIAQYFESTKFFGLLMNKELQAIDKVLRKGERPVTAILGGSKVSTKITIIENILPAIDNLIIGGGMAFTFIKALGGKIGNSLVEEDKLPLALEILGKAKENKVKVYLPSDVIIAEAFNNDAERKDADIYAIPEGWMGLDAGHKSRDQFNDVLLNSRTILWNGPIGVFEMSNFAGGTIALGDSIAEATKLGAFSLVGGGDSVAFVKQFGYDDKVSYVSTGGGAMLESLEGLELPGVAAINK
- a CDS encoding class I SAM-dependent methyltransferase → MRIKDHFLSQEIFEIKETETKGVFKTTPTPSNISKYYESEDYISHHQDSGSLKEKLYKFLQSFNLKYKKNILADRIKKGSKVLDYGCGAGEFVKYIENDFETFGFEPDADARKAAINKISKASIIDTLQIIPDKSLDAITLWHVFEHIENQDEMLEIFHGKLKDKGLLIIAVPNPTSYDAKHYKEYWAAYDVPRHIYHFSKNGMENLIAKKPDWKMRKIKPLVLDSFYISMLSEKYKKSSLFWLKAVIYGTISNVKALFSSEFSSLIYIIEKR